One window from the genome of Paraconexibacter algicola encodes:
- the hrpA gene encoding ATP-dependent RNA helicase HrpA — protein sequence MPASSLVGRRRASPARRTGFSILGAVPASSTAARAARRAASVPPITYPPQLPVSARHDELLAAIRDHQVVIVAGETGSGKTTQLPKICLELGRGVEGTIAHTQPRRIAARTVAARIAEELGTPLGGVVGYAVRFERKATDETLVRLMTDGLLLAEIEHDRLLRRYDTIIVDEAHERSLNIDFLLGYLARILPERPDLKLIITSATIDADRFGAHFGGVPVIEVSGRTYPVEVRYRPLGEDEDPSPDGDEDDEDAGRTRDRDQTEAIGDAIEELPRQGDVLVFLSGEREIRDTADYLAGRLGDRVDLLPLYARLSTAEQQRVFRRGPQETNRRVVLATNVAETSLTVPGIRYVVDTGTARISRYSSRLKVQRLPIEPISQASAKQRAGRCGRVADGIAIRLYSERDHDARPAYTDPEILRTSLAAVILQMAALGLGQVADFPFLDPPDARQVRDGVLLLEELGALVPRGRDERAPLQLTPLGRRLAQLPVDPRMGRMVLEADRLDALDEVIVIVAALSIQDPRVRPADLRAQADQQHARFKDEDSDFLAFLNLWRYLEDLQREVSRSAFRRRCRDEYLHFLRVREWQDLVARLRQATRQMKLRINATPAHRNHVHQALLAGLLSHVGMRDAARREYAGARGARFAVFPGSALSRRQPDWVMAAELVETSRLFAREVARIDPKWIEPLADHLVKRTYSEPRWDRRRGGAVATERVTLYGLPIVAGRTVPYGGVDPEVARQLFIQHALVQGEWDTHHAFVAANAAAVEQVERLEDRSRRRGLLVGDDVRYAFFASRIPLEVHSARHFDRWWKDARRTDPDRLTLTTEELIDPAARAALDPQAFPTGWKQGEHVLRLSYRFEPGAADDGITVHVPLDAVGQIRPREFEWLVPGLREELVTTLLRGLPKELRRPLVPIPESATAVLDGLRPRREPLHAAVRRELEARRGVRVPDGVLEAIALPDHLRVTFLVQDADGKIVAGGKDLDALRERARPKLADEIAAQTPALQRSGLKAWTIGTLPREVPVRDGAATAYPALVDEGATAGVRVFDSRDAQAQAMRAGTRRLLLLSAPSPVRWVKDQLDLWQQVTLADAPLGGTDAVLADAAGAAVDALVATGGGPAWDEASFARLRGHVAGSLAEETAAIVTVLVDLLARRGEVIERAARLESPAVAPLRADVLAQLGFLVHPGFLTAAGAARLGDIDRYLRAILHRLARLAQSDARHRELVQGLEAEIAGVRAGWPAGRPVPTALLELPWLVQELRVSLFAQSIGTRAPVSEKRIRAVLAQVTAQR from the coding sequence ATGCCCGCATCCTCGCTGGTCGGGCGGCGGCGCGCCAGCCCGGCTCGCCGGACCGGCTTTTCTATCCTCGGTGCAGTGCCCGCGTCGTCCACCGCCGCCCGGGCGGCCCGGCGGGCCGCATCGGTGCCCCCGATCACCTATCCGCCGCAGCTGCCGGTCAGCGCCCGGCACGACGAGCTGCTCGCAGCCATCCGCGACCACCAGGTCGTCATCGTCGCGGGGGAGACCGGCTCGGGCAAGACGACGCAGCTGCCGAAGATCTGCCTCGAGCTCGGGCGCGGGGTGGAGGGCACGATCGCCCACACGCAGCCGCGGCGGATCGCCGCGCGCACCGTCGCCGCCCGCATCGCCGAGGAACTCGGCACCCCGCTCGGCGGGGTCGTCGGCTACGCGGTGCGGTTCGAGCGCAAGGCCACCGACGAGACGCTCGTGCGGCTCATGACCGACGGCCTGCTGCTCGCCGAGATCGAGCACGACCGGCTGCTGCGCCGCTACGACACGATCATCGTCGACGAGGCGCACGAGCGGTCGCTGAACATCGACTTCCTCCTCGGCTACCTCGCGCGGATCCTGCCGGAGCGCCCCGACCTCAAGCTCATCATCACCAGCGCCACGATCGACGCGGACCGCTTCGGCGCGCACTTCGGCGGCGTCCCGGTGATCGAGGTGTCGGGCCGCACCTACCCCGTCGAGGTCCGCTACCGCCCGCTGGGGGAGGACGAGGACCCGTCGCCCGACGGCGACGAGGACGACGAGGACGCGGGACGCACCCGCGACCGCGACCAGACCGAGGCGATCGGCGACGCGATCGAGGAGCTCCCCCGCCAGGGCGACGTGCTCGTGTTCCTCTCCGGGGAGCGCGAGATCCGCGACACCGCCGACTACCTCGCCGGCCGGCTCGGGGACCGCGTCGACCTGCTGCCGCTCTACGCGCGGCTCTCGACCGCCGAGCAGCAGCGCGTCTTCCGCCGCGGCCCGCAGGAGACCAACCGCCGGGTCGTGCTCGCCACCAACGTCGCCGAGACCTCGCTGACCGTGCCGGGCATCCGCTACGTCGTCGACACCGGCACCGCGCGGATCAGCCGCTACAGCTCGCGGCTGAAGGTCCAGCGGCTGCCGATCGAGCCGATCAGCCAGGCGTCCGCCAAGCAGCGCGCCGGCCGCTGCGGCCGCGTCGCGGACGGCATCGCGATCCGCCTCTACAGCGAGCGCGACCACGACGCGCGGCCCGCCTACACCGACCCGGAGATCCTGCGGACCTCGCTCGCCGCGGTGATCCTGCAGATGGCGGCGCTCGGGCTCGGGCAGGTCGCCGACTTCCCGTTCCTCGACCCGCCCGACGCCCGCCAGGTCCGCGACGGCGTGCTGCTGCTGGAGGAGCTCGGCGCGCTCGTCCCGCGCGGCCGCGACGAGCGCGCACCGCTGCAGCTCACCCCGCTGGGCCGCCGCCTCGCGCAGCTCCCGGTCGACCCGCGGATGGGCCGCATGGTCCTGGAGGCCGACCGGCTCGACGCGCTCGACGAGGTCATCGTCATCGTCGCCGCCCTGTCGATCCAGGACCCGCGCGTGCGCCCCGCCGACCTGCGCGCCCAGGCCGACCAGCAGCACGCCCGCTTCAAGGACGAGGACTCCGACTTCCTCGCGTTCCTCAACCTCTGGCGCTACCTCGAGGACCTCCAGCGCGAGGTCTCCCGCAGCGCCTTCCGCCGCCGCTGCCGCGACGAGTACCTGCACTTCCTGCGGGTGCGCGAGTGGCAGGACCTCGTCGCCCGCCTGCGCCAGGCCACCCGGCAGATGAAGCTGCGCATCAACGCGACGCCCGCGCACCGCAACCACGTGCACCAGGCGCTGCTCGCCGGCCTGCTCTCCCACGTCGGCATGCGCGACGCGGCCCGTCGCGAGTACGCCGGGGCGCGCGGCGCGCGCTTCGCGGTCTTCCCCGGCAGCGCCCTGTCACGCCGCCAGCCCGACTGGGTCATGGCCGCCGAGCTCGTCGAGACCTCGCGGCTGTTCGCGCGCGAGGTCGCCCGCATCGACCCGAAGTGGATCGAGCCGCTCGCCGACCACCTCGTCAAGCGCACGTACTCCGAGCCGCGCTGGGACCGTCGTCGCGGCGGCGCGGTCGCCACCGAGCGCGTGACGCTCTACGGCCTGCCGATCGTCGCCGGCCGCACCGTCCCCTACGGTGGCGTCGACCCGGAGGTCGCGCGCCAGCTGTTCATCCAGCACGCGCTCGTGCAGGGCGAGTGGGACACCCACCACGCGTTCGTCGCGGCGAACGCCGCCGCCGTCGAGCAGGTCGAGCGCCTGGAGGACCGCTCCCGCCGCCGCGGCCTGCTCGTCGGCGACGACGTCCGCTACGCGTTCTTCGCCTCCCGGATCCCGCTGGAGGTCCACTCCGCCCGCCACTTCGACCGCTGGTGGAAGGACGCCCGGCGCACCGACCCCGACCGGCTCACGCTCACCACCGAGGAGCTGATCGACCCTGCCGCGCGCGCCGCGCTGGACCCGCAGGCGTTCCCGACCGGCTGGAAGCAGGGTGAGCACGTCCTGCGGCTGAGCTACCGCTTCGAGCCCGGCGCGGCCGACGACGGCATCACCGTGCACGTGCCGCTGGACGCGGTCGGCCAGATCCGTCCGCGCGAGTTCGAGTGGCTCGTCCCCGGCCTGCGGGAGGAGCTCGTCACGACGCTCCTGCGCGGCCTGCCGAAGGAGCTGCGCCGCCCGCTCGTCCCGATCCCGGAGAGCGCGACCGCGGTCCTCGACGGCCTGCGCCCGCGGCGCGAGCCGCTGCACGCCGCGGTCCGTCGCGAGCTCGAGGCGCGCCGCGGGGTGCGCGTGCCCGACGGGGTGCTCGAGGCGATCGCGCTCCCCGACCACCTGCGCGTCACGTTCCTCGTGCAGGACGCCGACGGGAAGATCGTCGCGGGCGGCAAGGACCTCGACGCGCTGCGCGAGCGCGCCCGGCCGAAGCTCGCCGACGAGATCGCCGCGCAGACCCCGGCGCTCCAGCGCAGCGGCCTGAAGGCCTGGACGATCGGGACGCTCCCCCGGGAGGTCCCGGTCCGCGACGGAGCGGCGACCGCCTACCCGGCGCTGGTCGACGAGGGCGCGACCGCCGGCGTGCGCGTGTTCGACAGCCGCGACGCGCAGGCCCAGGCGATGCGCGCGGGCACGCGCCGGCTGCTGCTGCTCAGCGCGCCGTCCCCGGTGCGCTGGGTCAAGGACCAGCTCGACCTCTGGCAGCAGGTCACGCTCGCCGACGCCCCGCTGGGCGGCACCGACGCGGTCCTCGCCGACGCGGCGGGCGCCGCGGTCGACGCGCTCGTGGCGACCGGCGGCGGCCCCGCCTGGGACGAGGCGTCGTTCGCGCGCCTGCGCGGCCACGTCGCCGGGTCGCTCGCCGAGGAGACCGCCGCGATCGTCACCGTGCTCGTCGACCTGCTCGCCCGCCGCGGCGAGGTGATCGAGCGCGCGGCCCGCCTGGAGTCCCCGGCGGTCGCGCCGCTGCGCGCCGACGTGCTGGCGCAGCTCGGGTTCCTCGTGCATCCGGGCTTCCTCACCGCCGCGGGCGCGGCGCGCCTGGGGGACATCGACCGCTACCTGCGCGCGATCCTGCACCGCCTCGCGCGGCTCGCGCAGTCCGACGCCCGCCACCGCGAGCTCGTGCAGGGCCTCGAGGCGGAGATCGCCGGGGTGCGGGCCGGATGGCCGGCCGGGCGGCCCGTCCCGACCGCGCTGCTGGAGCTGCCGTGGCTGGTGCAGGAGCTGCGCGTCAGCCTGTTCGCGCAGTCGATCGGCACCCGCGCCCCGGTCTCGGAGAAGCGGATCCGCGCGGTGCTCGCGCAGGTCACCGCGCAGCGCTGA